A genomic stretch from Bacillus sp. N1-1 includes:
- a CDS encoding acetyl-CoA C-acetyltransferase — protein MREAVIVSGARTPVGKANRGTLASMRPDDLGAITVAETLKRAGGYDGEIDDVIIGCAIPEAEQGLNVARMVGARAGLSETVPAITINRYCSSGLQSIAYAAERIMLGQSGAILAGGVESMSLVPMGGHVIKPNPALVEEKPEYIMGMGHTAEEVARRFEISREDQDAFALRSHQRAAQAIKDGKFQDEIVPVEVTKKWIDEKNKLQEKKFLFSQDEGVRADTSLDVLGKLRPVFNVRGSVTAGNSSQTSDGAASVLVMDREKAESEGLAPMAKFRSFAVAGVAPEIMGVGPIEAIPKALRLAGLELSDIGLFELNEAFASQSLRVIRKLGLDEDKVNVNGGAIALGHPLGCTGTKLTLSLIHEMKRRGEQFGVVTMCIGGGMGAAGVFEIL, from the coding sequence ATGAGAGAAGCAGTTATTGTATCTGGAGCTAGAACACCTGTAGGAAAAGCTAATCGTGGCACGCTTGCAAGTATGCGTCCTGATGATCTTGGGGCGATCACCGTTGCGGAAACGCTTAAGCGAGCAGGCGGTTATGATGGTGAAATAGATGACGTGATTATTGGATGTGCCATACCTGAAGCGGAACAGGGGCTAAACGTAGCGAGAATGGTCGGTGCAAGAGCGGGACTTTCAGAAACGGTTCCAGCGATTACGATCAATCGCTATTGCTCTTCTGGCTTGCAAAGTATTGCCTATGCAGCTGAGCGAATTATGCTCGGGCAATCAGGTGCAATTCTAGCTGGCGGCGTAGAGTCTATGAGTCTTGTACCAATGGGAGGACACGTCATCAAGCCTAACCCGGCACTTGTAGAAGAAAAGCCGGAATACATTATGGGAATGGGTCACACTGCTGAAGAAGTGGCTCGTCGCTTTGAAATTAGCCGAGAAGATCAGGATGCTTTTGCACTAAGAAGTCATCAGCGTGCTGCTCAAGCAATCAAAGACGGTAAATTCCAGGATGAAATTGTCCCGGTTGAAGTGACGAAAAAGTGGATTGATGAGAAAAACAAGCTACAAGAAAAGAAATTTCTTTTTTCTCAGGATGAAGGAGTACGTGCGGATACATCTCTAGACGTTCTAGGAAAATTGCGACCGGTCTTTAATGTAAGAGGTTCTGTTACAGCAGGGAACTCTTCACAAACAAGTGACGGAGCGGCGAGCGTCCTCGTCATGGATCGTGAAAAAGCGGAGAGCGAAGGATTAGCGCCAATGGCAAAATTCCGATCGTTTGCAGTGGCAGGTGTAGCACCAGAAATCATGGGAGTTGGCCCAATTGAAGCCATTCCTAAAGCACTGCGCCTTGCAGGTCTTGAGCTTTCAGATATTGGATTGTTTGAACTGAACGAGGCTTTTGCTTCTCAGTCGCTGCGCGTTATTCGTAAGCTTGGTCTTGATGAAGATAAAGTGAATGTGAACGGAGGCGCCATCGCTCTAGGGCACCCTCTTGGTTGCACAGGAACGAAACTAACCCTTAGTTTAATTCATGAGATGAAGCGTCGCGGTGAGCAGTTTGGTGTTGTGACAATGTGTATCGGAGGCGGCATGGGTGCTGCTGGTGTGTTTGAAATCCTATAA